The Salvia miltiorrhiza cultivar Shanhuang (shh) chromosome 1, IMPLAD_Smil_shh, whole genome shotgun sequence genome has a window encoding:
- the LOC131000922 gene encoding delta(12)-fatty-acid desaturase FAD2 has product MGAGGRMSVPPADKKAKSDVVQRVPHAKPPFTLGEIKKAIPPHCFKRSIPRSFSYVVYDLVIAALFYYVATNYFHQLPQPLSYIAWALYVICQGCILTGVWVIAHECGHHAFSDYQWLDDTVGLILHSFLLVPYFSWKYSHRRHHSNTGSLEKDEVFVPKVKSGVSWSTKYLNNPPGRVITLFVQLTLGWPLYLMFNVSGRPYDRFACHFDPQSPIYSDRERAQIFLSDAGILAATYGLYRLCAAKGLAWVLCVYGGPLLVVNGFLVLITFLQHTHASLPHYDSSEWDWLRGALATMDRDYGILNTIFHNITDTHVAHHLFSTMPHYHAMEATKAIKPILGKYYQFDGTPVFKAMYREVKECIYVEPDEGDENKGVFWYNNKL; this is encoded by the coding sequence ATGGGTGCTGGAGGGCGTATGTCCGTACCCCCTGCCGATAAGAAGGCAAAATCCGACGTTGTCCAACGAGTTCCGCATGCAAAGCCTCCATTTACGCTCGGTGAGATCAAGAAAGCCATTCCACCCCATTGTTTCAAGCGTTCTATTCCTCGTTCATTTTCCTATGTCGTATATGACCTTGTCATTGCCGCTCTGTTTTACTATGTCGccacaaactacttccatcagCTCCCGCAGCCTCTCTCCTACATAGCCTGGGCTCTTTATGTGATATGCCAAGGTTGCATCCTCACTGGTGTGTGGGTCATCGCTCATGAATGTGGCCACCACGCCTTCAGTGATTACCAATGGCTAGACGACACTGTCGGCCTAATCCTGCACTCATTCCTCCTCGTGCCGTACTTCTCTTGGAAGTACAGCCACCGTCGCCACCACTCAAACACTGGCTCACTTGAGAAGGATGAGGTGTTTGTCCCAAAGGTCAAGTCAGGGGTCAGCTGGTCTACCAAGTACCTGAACAACCCACCTGGCAGAGTCATCACTCTCTTTGTCCAGCTCACTCTAGGCTGGCCTCTGTACCTTATGTTCAATGTCTCCGGAAGGCCTTACGACCGGTTTGCATGCCACTTCGACCCTCAGAGTCCTATCTACTCTGATCGTGAGCGCGCTCAGATCTTCCTCTCTGATGCAGGCATTCTTGCTGCCACCTATGGGCTGTACCGTCTATGCGCAGCTAAAGGACTTGCTTGGGTTCTCTGTGTCTATGGTGGCCCATTGCTTGTGGTCAATGGGTTCCTCGTCTTGATCACTTTCTTGCAGCACACCCACGCTTCCCTCCCTCACTACGACTCATCAGAGTGGGATTGGCTGCGCGGCGCCCTGGCCACAATGGACAGAGATTATGGCATTCTCAACACCATCTTCCATAACATAACAGATACTCATGTTGCACACCATCTGTTCTCGACCATGCCGCACTACCATGCGATGGAGGCAACAAAGGCCATCAAACCAATCCTGGGCAAGTACTACCAGTTCGATGGGACGCCTGTTTTTAAGGCCATGTACAGAGA